ATTGGTTAATtacgaagaaaaaaagtgaaaattgtgtttatttaacCCTAATTTTCAGAAACTACGAGTTTAGTTTGgcaaaaatttagatttggtttCTCTCCTTATTTCTTCTATAgaaacttcaaatatattaaagaattaCTTGAATTCATTGTCAAAATTTAACAAGTTGAAATACTATTTTTAGGGctaatttttataacataaatcaaatgattatggcctaaattgttattaaatagAGCTTAATGAAACACTTAGGGGCtaattttttaggttttattcTGTCAAATCTTATgtaattagtttcaattttttactttaatcctctaaaaattttaattttacgacccaaaatcatttattattattattactattattttgaatctaaatgTTGGCAGGAGTGCACAGCAGAAAACTAGAGATTCATGGTAGGCTAGGGATGATTAGCCATGCAATATTGGAGCATAAACCCATTGTTAATGTGGATAACATAAGTCCTCAGTATCAAATGTTCGAGTAagagaattaaatttaaaccgaagtattgttttatttatttaattatgattttgttacaattaattaattgattaactAAAGGGTTGAAATGAACGATGATATATTAGTTTTTGCGAGAAAAGCTGTGAGGAGATAAAGCAATTTCTACTACAGTATTGTCTGAAGCAAATATTAGAAGATTACAATATGATTCCAGATCCAATGTCCAATTTCTACGATGCCCTTTGTGTTGGAATTGATTGGTTTGAAAATCTCAATACTGATGGTTTCTTTCAACTCTCTCCTGATAATTCTggttcgttttctttttttccttccaaattttaattaaaatgttcaaCTCCATTCATCACacctttccattttttcttcttctaattttgtgttttgcttcgtttattgtttttgaagaagatgatgaaatgGAACAACCCACTCCAGACTGCCAAAATGAGCCGCCGGAGCAACCGGAAGAGCAGCCTCCAAGACGACGACCCTCCCTTGCTGCACAGGTTTCGATTCCATTTTACTgttgttcttttttacttttaatttatctagtacaaaatggaaaactaaCAGTTCTTTAAacataatattcaaatataaagaattgaaagttGGTGATTCATTCAAATGTAATTTGTCTGCGCAGCGACAAAGAACGGGAAGAATGACGGTGAATGACGTGTGGGAATATCTTCATCTTCCAATATCAGAAGCTTCAAAAAAACTGAATGTGTGCAATACtgtattgaagaaaatatgccGTCGGAGCGGTCTTAGCCGGTGGCCTTACAGAAAGGTGTGTGTgttcttctttattaattgttCGACTACTCTGATTTTCACAGTAAAATGACTTGATAACTTATTTTGAACGACATAGATACGTAGTTACGAGAGACGAATAGCTGCACTGAGAGCCACCATGAATTCAAGCTACGGAGATACGAGAGTTCGAGCTGAAGCCGAGATTGAAAGGGTTCAAAAAGAACTTACTGATTTTTGTGCTCGAATCAGGATTTGAGTTCTTTTCCCCTCGTTTTTTCGTATACTTTTACTTGAGTTCTTGTGTGTTTTCGTGTGTTTTTTTGGTCATTTTAGGTAAAGCATAGTTAgttgaaactaaaattttgttgtgtaTAATTTAGCATTACTATTTATCTGTATTTGAATCTACCTTTATGTGCttttcatataatttgaaaaaaaaaatgaaggaatgCTTGTTTAAGAACATCAAATTGCTATCTTAAGCCCCAAATTATttagttgtaattattttatgttcaaggataaaaaatatttttggtgCATGCATGGGCTTTGATTTAGTTTGCATTCGACTTAATTatagggtttttttttgttatctcaTTTTATAACTTGTTTCATAAACccttttagtttaaaatttgaggaatttacgtaaatataacaaaataaaaaaataaaactcatgATACAtgcaataattttttcataaatttcatatatgtcGTTAccgttttatattttacatcGATGCAATTAAAGTATGAGAACGAGTAATTGAGACAAAAGTCTTTCATCTCGGACCATATTTTAGAGCTTTCTTGATGACAATATAGTGGTTTTTGAAATGAAACTCATGCCATCTCGAGAAAGTTTTTCGAGCGAGATTGAGAATAGagaataaatttaagaattctTGAGTAATCTCGGGCTCGAGTCCAACTGAGGTTGAagttaaaaaaggaaatttgaaGGATCGATCTCGGGACTATCTCAACGTGTTCTTTTACCTCAATACATTTTGGGGCATGGTATGCCTAAGATCATGTATGGTGTGTTGAtgagaataattttgttattttacattttaggcCTCCaaatttttttcgtttttaaaattattttaatttgttatatatatattttaaaaactcgGATAGAtcacttaaatttaattatttagcattctaaaatttataagcaagaaaaggaataaaattgttgggagaggaaaagagaagaacgaTAAAACACATATAAGAACGACCAAGATTTGAAGGGAGAGAAGAAGGAGTGAGGATAGGGCCACGTCGACTAATATCCgaatcagaaaagaaaaaagaaaaaaacttaaaattggTGGGGACCACCTGGCCACCTCAGCCAAAAAACCCacccaagaaaaagaaaaaatatttgttgagATTAAATTTCTGGGACCTCCGTCTAATCCCCCCCAAGTCCAATCAGAGTTTAGTAGCGCCTCCTCCATTTTTAGGGCTCATTTcccaatttattttccttttctcttcctctcttcctctcttcctTGGCCCAAAAATCATCCCATTCCGGACTTTTCC
This DNA window, taken from Cucumis sativus cultivar 9930 chromosome 6, Cucumber_9930_V3, whole genome shotgun sequence, encodes the following:
- the LOC105436007 gene encoding protein RKD3 isoform X1; its protein translation is MIPDPMSNFYDALCVGIDWFENLNTDGFFQLSPDNSEDDEMEQPTPDCQNEPPEQPEEQPPRRRPSLAAQRQRTGRMTVNDVWEYLHLPISEASKKLNVCNTVLKKICRRSGLSRWPYRKIRSYERRIAALRATMNSSYGDTRVRAEAEIERVQKELTDFCARIRI
- the LOC105436007 gene encoding protein RKD4 isoform X2 is translated as MIPDPMSNFYDALCVGIDWFENLNTDGFFQLSPDNSDDEMEQPTPDCQNEPPEQPEEQPPRRRPSLAAQRQRTGRMTVNDVWEYLHLPISEASKKLNVCNTVLKKICRRSGLSRWPYRKIRSYERRIAALRATMNSSYGDTRVRAEAEIERVQKELTDFCARIRI